Genomic segment of Euleptes europaea isolate rEulEur1 chromosome 21, rEulEur1.hap1, whole genome shotgun sequence:
AATGAACAGAGAACTGACTCTTAAATTTCTCCATTTGGAAGTGGTTTACCCAGAAGCCTTCAGCAGCACTGGTGAGCATATGTCAAAAGAGCACGGTGTGTGCATATGCAAATTTATTAGTGCTGCCGGCCAATGAAAGACGCGGTGGGCGAATTGTCAGCCATTTACCTTTTAACTGATCTATGGATTAAATGTAAATGCAATTGTGAATCAGCACCCCAACATAGGTGCCTTTTTTGAGATATGAGGGAAAGTGTACAAacataatttaatttatttttggtgCCCTAACCtgatgctgcagtactgcagtcaaaggttgtgctcacaacctgagttcaatcccgacagaagtcggtttcagggagccggctcaaggttgactcagccttccatccttccggggtcggtcaaatgaggacccggcttgctgggggtaaagggaagatgactggggaaggcactggcaagccaccctgtaaacaaagtctgcctaggaaacgtcgggaagtggcgtcaccccatgggtcagtaatgacccggcgcttgcacaggggacctttaccttatttaaCCTGATGCTGCTACTTATTTTTAGACAGGAAAAGGCTATCATTCATATTTTCCTTTCCTGCTTTTTGTTATACTGGCATGCCTAGGCACTGGGTCTTCCATTAATTTAGAATCAACTCTCACACCAAACTGAACTGGGAACCATTAAAGCTTGCCGCCttaacatacaggtatgcagttGTGTGCACACACAGGTTGGAAAAAACAATTTGAGTTTCCAAGCATCGGTATTGGGTTTTTTCCTTTGCACGTGAAATTCTGGTTATAGGTGTGTGCAAGTTCCATGTACATATTCGTATGCACACATGCACAAGTAAACAAAGCTgggaaatacacatgaacacgtgaagctgccttatactgaatcagacccttggtccatcaaagtcagtattgtctactcagactggcagtggctctccagggtctcaggcggaggtctttcacatcacctacttgcctggttcctttaactcagtggttcccaacctttttttgaccagggaccactaggacttttttgtttggtgcagggaccccaaggttcaaaataaaaattctgagaatttgaaaataaactttaatcataactgttagttaaacattaaacttagaataatatttaaatatatatttttataatagagaacttttaattgaaaatattaatttattacgggtttataactttgtttcgcagaccttaatttagttcttgtggacccctgggggtccacggacccccggttgggaaccagtgctttaactggagatgccgaggattgaacctgggaccttctgcatgccaagcagaggctctaccgagCCACAGTCATACATTCTtctcgcccccctcccccatccctggCTGCCTTGAGAGTGTGAAGGCACACCAGAGCCCCCACAGCTCAGCTTCAGCTTTTGACTGTGAGATATTAAAATAGTTAATTTTCAGCATTATCTACCAACCTGGCTAGTTGCATACCAAAGTTTAGCTTTCTGGAAGGTGAGGAAGTTCTTCAGCAATCTTGGGGGTGCATTGGGCGGTGAGTGCGTTTGAACCAcgtctgtattttttaaaaaaattgctaatGGGTAGTCACAAGGCAACGGATAGGGTCTGTGAATTCCTCCACGCACATCTCGAGATTCTTGTGTTTGCCTCTGTTTTGGCACAGACGGTTCCCGCCCCCCTTTCTCGCCACACCACTAAATTCTGCCTTCTCCCACCAAGCGCTGTCGATGCAACCATCATTCCAGATGAGACGCTGAACAGAACGCCGTGCAACATAAAgcttccctttgtgtgtgtggtttttttggggtgtgtgaaaAGGTCTAGAAAATGAATGCGTGGCGCAAACAGCTGCCCTGGAGCTTTGTCCCGCCCGGTTGCTAACAAAGGTGTTCCGCAGCGTCCCCCGGGCACCAGATAAAGGCCTCCCCTGACACAGCATCTTTAAAAAGTGCTAAATTGATTATCGACGCCCTCTTGCTGCCCAAAGCTTaatgccgggggagggggggtcccaaAGGGACCCCATCAGTACGCAGGTGGGATCCTGAAGGGCCTACGTGAGAGAATGCAGGAGCAGCTGGTTTTCAGTTGAGCACCCCCACCACCCAAAGAACCCCACAGAAGGAAGGAGAAACTCACGCAATTTGTCATCCAATGGATACCTCCCAAAAAAACACCCCCTCTGGCCCCACCTTTCCAGAACCATGTCAGTGACCTTAACCCCCTTAGGTCCTGTGGTTTAGTCCTTAAAATTACTTTCAGATTATTTTGCATTGAGATTCTCTGGGTccccaggaggaaaaaaatgctaGTAAAAGAGAGGGGCGACCTACGACTCGGTGCAGATCAAGTATTTGTTGCTttatggccttttttttttttttttttgccatctggttGAGGAAGGAAgtttgaaattgtgtgtgtgtgtgagagagagagaagtgcacATAATGAAAGTTTGGAAATGCAAGAATATTGGACGGGGCTTCCTGTAGTCAAGAAGGTGGTTTCTGTGCTCTGAGCCCTCTGCATCTGTTCCTAATTTTCATGGGCTCCTCTCCTTATCTGCCCTTGCCCCCGCAAGGTCACCTCACAAAACTTGAAATTCTGTGGCCTACAGAAGCATAAATCCGTCTAAGCACAGGCTTTTCAGTGTAGGAAACTTAGGAGGTTCAGAGGCCATAAATGCAGCCAAGGCCAGCCGAGAGGAATGCCAACTGGTGAGTTTCCCAGTTCAACTCTGCCTTTCTTCCCGCAGGGTCGCCTTGTCTGCCACGGACTGTTACATAGTTCACGAAATCTACAACGGTGAAAACGCGCAGGACCAGTTTGAGTACGAGCTGGAGCAGGCCTTGGAGGCCCAGTACAAGTACATCGTGATCGAGCCCACGCGCATCGGGGACGAGACGGCCCGCTGGATCACCGTCGGCAACTGCCTGCACAAGACGGCCGTGCTGGCGGGCACCGCCTGCCTCTTCAcccccctggtggtccctgccgaCTATTCCCACTACATCTCCTTGCCCGCCGGCGTGCTGAGCATAGCCTGCTGCACCCTCTATGGGATCTCCTGGCAGTTCGACCCCTGCTGCAAGTACCAAGTGGAGTACAACGCCTATAAACTCTCCCGCCTGCCCCTGCACACGCTCACCTCCTCCACTCCCGTGGTTCTGGTGCGGAAGGATGACCTGCACAGAAAGAGACTGCATAACACGATAGCCCTGGCTGCCCTGGTGTACTGTGTAAAGAAGATTTATGAACTCTACGCCGTATGATTGTGCAGCCGGGGGAAAGGAGGAACCCATGAAAGACATGGAAAATgtattgaagaaaaaaaaaggccccCTCAGTTAACGATtgatttcctcccccctctcttctcGGTGGGCACCCAGGGAAGTGGTTTTGGTTTATcccacttattttttttaaaaagaaaacccacaAAAATAACACATCACTGATTTGGCGcggtaaaagggggggggacgttCAGTCCTTTCTTACGCCCAGGACATCGGTTCTGCAGTGGAACGGAACACTGCGGGAGCCAAAGTCGATCGCGGAATGTCAATGAACGGGAACGATGCGcaggcaaggggaagggggggttgcgagctttctctctttcttttgagAAACCTTTAAGTATATTGTTTAATTGTATTCTACAGAACCAGCTCGAAGTTCACTGACCATTCATTAAAGGATGAGACtttcaaagaaaaaataaaatcttgcttctcccccccaccccttttttttttggtgccgAAGCTGCCCTTAGAAGGAGTGTCTTTTTCAGGGGTGCTTCAGCTGATGGGAGTTGGGGGGGGCACAGAGCGGGGAGGGTTTGCCCTGGACTGAGATGGGCTTGGGGGCCATAgccttcctgagagccagtgtggcgtagtggttaagagcggcggactctaatctggagaactgggttcaattccacactcctccacatgaagcctgctgggtgactttgggctagacacagttctctccgaactctctcagcccacgcagaggaaggcaatggcaaaccaccacctaaCATCTCTTccctgaaaatcctacagggtcgccataagtcagctgtgacttgacagcattttccaccacactTCCTGCAAGTAGCTGAGGGCCGCGCACATAGTATTCCCCTCCTCTAGGTGTGCAGTTTTAGTGAACGTTAAGAGGAAAAACTTGACGTAGaaccactgtggctcagtggtagagcatctgcttggcatgcagaaggtcccaggttcaatccccggcctctccagttaaagggactgggcaagtaggtgatgtgaccagagaccctggagagctgctgccggtctgagtagacaatgctgactttgatggaccaagggtctgattaagtagaaggcaacttcatgtgttcatatgttcttatggtgaTTATTTATTCTACCCTCACACATCCATTCTCTATTCAAGGGCAGTTTTGCACAGTGCACAAGTTTCCACATCTGATCGATTTGGACTTTCACTTGCCAGTTTGAAGCTGAAATCCCTTGGCATAATTTTGTGCAGCATCTTTGCAAGGCTCCACCTGAGTCTCCGTGCAAGATTTGGAGAGCTCAGCTGTGAAACCCGAGTGGCCCAGAGACGAGCCTGCCCACCCTCTCTAAACGTGGTCGCTGCAACATGACCTGTGTGCCATAAAGCTGGCGACCTTGAAAAGGCATCCCGCAAGGGCAGAGCCAAAACTCTCAGCTATCTTTAGCTGCTGGAATCTGGCGCAGCCAGCAAAGAGCCTGCCGTTGTGTCCGTTCAGTGGGTCAGTTTGGCTAAGGAGCGAAAGGCTGCTGTTTCTGAGAACAAGACATCTGTACAGCTGGCAAAGTAGATTCTTGCTGGTTTTTCCCTCGCTGTTATTGGGCTGCAGACTATGGCTCTAAATGTGGTTTTTCTACAAGCATCTGGTGCTGAACTTTCTGACTGCCATGTGGGGGGGCTCGTTGAGAGGAGATGGTTTATGAATGAACTGAAATAAAAGCAAATACGTTTTCCTCCAGGACCGATGCGCTTCTCTGGGCCAGAAAAGCAGCTGTGTATCTTCTGCTTGGAATAGACAGTGATATTAATTGACCTATACTCAAGATTAAAACACTGAGATAACCATTTTGTGAATTATAGCCGCCCCAGGAGCATGAGAGAGATGACAAAAGGCTGTGAATGGCATTTAAGGCTTGTTAATCTCATTGTCCTGTAGGCAATATCAAGTCCCTGGATTAAAGAAGTAGAAAGATGCTGCTATTGAATTATGTGGACAAGTTATGTacgtttactttttttttttttgcaagagccAGACCTGAAAATGACGTTTAAATTTGGCACTCTGAGTACAAGGGTGTTACAGATTCAGGATAAGAGAGGACTGTAGGAGGCTGTATACATGTCGTTGATCTAGCACAAACCAGCAGCTTCCGATTCTATAGGCGTCAGAGCTGACAATTTAAACGTGTATGGTGGGCATCTGATActgactgagagacactgtccttcagtgttactcctctgaagatgcctgccacagctgctggcaaaacgtcaggaaagaaaataccaagaccccggtcacacagcccggataacctacaagaaccaatgaactctgactgtgaaagccttcgacaataatctgaTACTGACTTTAAAAAACCAGGATAAGCCTGGGGTTATTCTGATCTCTTCCCCCCAGACTAAGCTCTGCTTGAGTTTGTGGGGCACAACTCTCAGTAAAAGCCAGCTATGTGCCAAAGGAGGGCAGCTAGAAGTTCTACAAAGTGCTTTTATTTCCACATCTGCCCCCTGATGTATAGAAAAATCCATGCACAGGGGCAGACCAATACAGAGTGTCACAGGTAGACAGATCTAACCCTGAGGTCAACTAGGTAACTATGCTAGGTTTCTAGAGACATCAGTCCCAGGATGGTGTGAATCTGCCCTGGATATTAAATTCATATGATGGCACAGTGTTTGTAGAGAATATGCAAGGGTGCTAACTTTAAATTGGCTATTTTAACCCACCTAGCAAGGAAGATCTAGGCTGTGAAGAAAGCTGGGCTCTGAATCCTTTAGCCACGTGCATCTAAGGGGTCATTTATAAAGCCTCTCCCATGATTCCTATCTGCCAAGGACAAGCTTGGAGCTTAACATGGGAGG
This window contains:
- the TMEM11 gene encoding transmembrane protein 11, mitochondrial — translated: MAAWGRRRAGPGSSSGGGGGRERSINPSKHRLFSVGNLGGSEAINAAKASREECQLVSFPVQLCLSSRRVALSATDCYIVHEIYNGENAQDQFEYELEQALEAQYKYIVIEPTRIGDETARWITVGNCLHKTAVLAGTACLFTPLVVPADYSHYISLPAGVLSIACCTLYGISWQFDPCCKYQVEYNAYKLSRLPLHTLTSSTPVVLVRKDDLHRKRLHNTIALAALVYCVKKIYELYAV